In a genomic window of Ipomoea triloba cultivar NCNSP0323 chromosome 3, ASM357664v1:
- the LOC116014496 gene encoding uncharacterized protein LOC116014496 isoform X4 — MKKPRDSTAEIAPGDVISHRSPPVEHRPAGDVMMKKDQPAVKLYGTPFGIDTYYLRFALLYKPVALKFVPSDSHDTAAIEYESDVVSGSVDSLVRYLDDKFPEPQLLTGAGARLGETATPVVVRVVALQHRSMVWHLERMARWAEDLAARRGKARGDPAMGSPRMELKKFGRSYSQLLEVLLEHAQMEEKVVFPILEKADRGLCRAANEKHARDLPVMNGIKEDIKSIGVLDSGKPVYQEALSNLKTRLKTLKEHSKQHFEEEERELLPLMEATDLSKLQEVKALEQCLDTMQGTHSHLFRFFMEGLLPRDAMQYMDMIARCSDNERVCRLFRLVVEKENSLGLAISNTLK; from the exons ATGAAA AAGCCGAGGGATTCGACGGCAGAGATCGCGCCGGGCGACGTGATCAGTCACCGATCGCCGCCGGTCGAGCACCGGCCGGCCGGCGACGTGATGATGAAGAAGGACCAACCGGCTGTCAAACTCTACGGGACACCGTTCGGCATTGACACATACTACCTGCGATTCGCGCTTCTGTACAAGCCCGTGGCTCTCAAGTTCGTGCCGTCCGACAGCCACGACACGGCGGCGATTGAGTACGAGTCCGACGTCGTTTCCGGCTCCGTCGACAGCCTGGTGCGTTACTTGGACGACAAGTTTCCCGAGCCGCAGCTGCTGACTGGCGCCGGGGCGCGGCTCGGCGAAACGGCGACGCCGGTAGTGGTGCGGGTGGTGGCGCTGCAGCACCGGAGCATGGTTTGGCACCTGGAGAGGATGGCGAGGTGGGCGGAGGACCTGGCGGCGCGTCGAGGAAAGGCTAGGGGGGATCCGGCGATGGGTAGTCCGAGAATGGAATTGAAGAAATTTGGAAGGAGCTACTCTCAGTTGCTGGAGGTGTTATTAGAGCATGCTCAAATGGAAGAGAAAGTTGTGTTCCCAATCTTGGAAAAAGCCGATCGAG GATTGTGCAGAGCTGCAAATGAGAAGCATGCAAGGGATCTGCCTGTAATGAATGGCATCAAAGAAGACATTAAATCCATAGGAGTTTTGGATTCAGGGAAACCTGTCTACCAAGAAGCCCTCTCCAATCTCAAAACTCGCCTCAAAACCTTAAAG GAGCATTCAAAGCAACACTTTGAAGAGGAAGAAAGGGAGTTACTGCCACTGATGGAAGCAACAGATCTGAGCAAACTGCAGGAAGTGAAGGCCTTGGAACAGTGCCTGGACACAATGCAGGGAACTCACTCCCATCTCTTCAGGTTCTTCATGGAAGGCCTTCTCCCTCGCGACGCGATGCAGTACATGGACATGATCGCTAGGTGCAGCGACAACGAGAGAGTGTGCAGGCTGTTCCGGTTGGTCGTCGAGAAAGAGAACAGCTTAGGGTTGGCAATCAGCAATACATTAAAATAG
- the LOC116014496 gene encoding uncharacterized protein LOC116014496 isoform X1, giving the protein MHNTYICKKPRDSTAEIAPGDVISHRSPPVEHRPAGDVMMKKDQPAVKLYGTPFGIDTYYLRFALLYKPVALKFVPSDSHDTAAIEYESDVVSGSVDSLVRYLDDKFPEPQLLTGAGARLGETATPVVVRVVALQHRSMVWHLERMARWAEDLAARRGKARGDPAMGSPRMELKKFGRSYSQLLEVLLEHAQMEEKVVFPILEKADRGLCRAANEKHARDLPVMNGIKEDIKSIGVLDSGKPVYQEALSNLKTRLKTLKEHSKQHFEEEERELLPLMEATDLSKLQEVKALEQCLDTMQGTHSHLFRFFMEGLLPRDAMQYMDMIARCSDNERVCRLFRLVVEKENSLGLAISNTLK; this is encoded by the exons ATGCACAACACATACATCTGTAAA AAGCCGAGGGATTCGACGGCAGAGATCGCGCCGGGCGACGTGATCAGTCACCGATCGCCGCCGGTCGAGCACCGGCCGGCCGGCGACGTGATGATGAAGAAGGACCAACCGGCTGTCAAACTCTACGGGACACCGTTCGGCATTGACACATACTACCTGCGATTCGCGCTTCTGTACAAGCCCGTGGCTCTCAAGTTCGTGCCGTCCGACAGCCACGACACGGCGGCGATTGAGTACGAGTCCGACGTCGTTTCCGGCTCCGTCGACAGCCTGGTGCGTTACTTGGACGACAAGTTTCCCGAGCCGCAGCTGCTGACTGGCGCCGGGGCGCGGCTCGGCGAAACGGCGACGCCGGTAGTGGTGCGGGTGGTGGCGCTGCAGCACCGGAGCATGGTTTGGCACCTGGAGAGGATGGCGAGGTGGGCGGAGGACCTGGCGGCGCGTCGAGGAAAGGCTAGGGGGGATCCGGCGATGGGTAGTCCGAGAATGGAATTGAAGAAATTTGGAAGGAGCTACTCTCAGTTGCTGGAGGTGTTATTAGAGCATGCTCAAATGGAAGAGAAAGTTGTGTTCCCAATCTTGGAAAAAGCCGATCGAG GATTGTGCAGAGCTGCAAATGAGAAGCATGCAAGGGATCTGCCTGTAATGAATGGCATCAAAGAAGACATTAAATCCATAGGAGTTTTGGATTCAGGGAAACCTGTCTACCAAGAAGCCCTCTCCAATCTCAAAACTCGCCTCAAAACCTTAAAG GAGCATTCAAAGCAACACTTTGAAGAGGAAGAAAGGGAGTTACTGCCACTGATGGAAGCAACAGATCTGAGCAAACTGCAGGAAGTGAAGGCCTTGGAACAGTGCCTGGACACAATGCAGGGAACTCACTCCCATCTCTTCAGGTTCTTCATGGAAGGCCTTCTCCCTCGCGACGCGATGCAGTACATGGACATGATCGCTAGGTGCAGCGACAACGAGAGAGTGTGCAGGCTGTTCCGGTTGGTCGTCGAGAAAGAGAACAGCTTAGGGTTGGCAATCAGCAATACATTAAAATAG
- the LOC116014496 gene encoding uncharacterized protein LOC116014496 isoform X5: protein MKPRDSTAEIAPGDVISHRSPPVEHRPAGDVMMKKDQPAVKLYGTPFGIDTYYLRFALLYKPVALKFVPSDSHDTAAIEYESDVVSGSVDSLVRYLDDKFPEPQLLTGAGARLGETATPVVVRVVALQHRSMVWHLERMARWAEDLAARRGKARGDPAMGSPRMELKKFGRSYSQLLEVLLEHAQMEEKVVFPILEKADRGLCRAANEKHARDLPVMNGIKEDIKSIGVLDSGKPVYQEALSNLKTRLKTLKEHSKQHFEEEERELLPLMEATDLSKLQEVKALEQCLDTMQGTHSHLFRFFMEGLLPRDAMQYMDMIARCSDNERVCRLFRLVVEKENSLGLAISNTLK, encoded by the exons ATGAAA CCGAGGGATTCGACGGCAGAGATCGCGCCGGGCGACGTGATCAGTCACCGATCGCCGCCGGTCGAGCACCGGCCGGCCGGCGACGTGATGATGAAGAAGGACCAACCGGCTGTCAAACTCTACGGGACACCGTTCGGCATTGACACATACTACCTGCGATTCGCGCTTCTGTACAAGCCCGTGGCTCTCAAGTTCGTGCCGTCCGACAGCCACGACACGGCGGCGATTGAGTACGAGTCCGACGTCGTTTCCGGCTCCGTCGACAGCCTGGTGCGTTACTTGGACGACAAGTTTCCCGAGCCGCAGCTGCTGACTGGCGCCGGGGCGCGGCTCGGCGAAACGGCGACGCCGGTAGTGGTGCGGGTGGTGGCGCTGCAGCACCGGAGCATGGTTTGGCACCTGGAGAGGATGGCGAGGTGGGCGGAGGACCTGGCGGCGCGTCGAGGAAAGGCTAGGGGGGATCCGGCGATGGGTAGTCCGAGAATGGAATTGAAGAAATTTGGAAGGAGCTACTCTCAGTTGCTGGAGGTGTTATTAGAGCATGCTCAAATGGAAGAGAAAGTTGTGTTCCCAATCTTGGAAAAAGCCGATCGAG GATTGTGCAGAGCTGCAAATGAGAAGCATGCAAGGGATCTGCCTGTAATGAATGGCATCAAAGAAGACATTAAATCCATAGGAGTTTTGGATTCAGGGAAACCTGTCTACCAAGAAGCCCTCTCCAATCTCAAAACTCGCCTCAAAACCTTAAAG GAGCATTCAAAGCAACACTTTGAAGAGGAAGAAAGGGAGTTACTGCCACTGATGGAAGCAACAGATCTGAGCAAACTGCAGGAAGTGAAGGCCTTGGAACAGTGCCTGGACACAATGCAGGGAACTCACTCCCATCTCTTCAGGTTCTTCATGGAAGGCCTTCTCCCTCGCGACGCGATGCAGTACATGGACATGATCGCTAGGTGCAGCGACAACGAGAGAGTGTGCAGGCTGTTCCGGTTGGTCGTCGAGAAAGAGAACAGCTTAGGGTTGGCAATCAGCAATACATTAAAATAG
- the LOC116014124 gene encoding probable small nuclear ribonucleoprotein G has translation MSRSGQPPDLKKYMDKKLQIKLNANRMVVGTLRGFDQFMNLVIDNTVEVNGNEKNDIGMVVIRGNSVVTIEALEPVARS, from the exons ATGAGTCGGTCGGGTCAGCCTCCGGATCTCAAAAA GTACATGGACAAGAAACTCCAAA TTAAGTTGAATGCCAATCGCATGGTAGTTGGGACTCTTCGTGGGTTTGATCAGTTCATGAATTTGGTCATTGATAACACTGTGGAGGTTAATGGCAATGAAAAGAATGATATTGGCATGGTG GTTATTCGGGGAAACAGCGTTGTTACTATTGAAGCATTGGAGCCCGTTGCCAGATCGTAG
- the LOC116014496 gene encoding uncharacterized protein LOC116014496 isoform X2, which produces MHNTYICKPRDSTAEIAPGDVISHRSPPVEHRPAGDVMMKKDQPAVKLYGTPFGIDTYYLRFALLYKPVALKFVPSDSHDTAAIEYESDVVSGSVDSLVRYLDDKFPEPQLLTGAGARLGETATPVVVRVVALQHRSMVWHLERMARWAEDLAARRGKARGDPAMGSPRMELKKFGRSYSQLLEVLLEHAQMEEKVVFPILEKADRGLCRAANEKHARDLPVMNGIKEDIKSIGVLDSGKPVYQEALSNLKTRLKTLKEHSKQHFEEEERELLPLMEATDLSKLQEVKALEQCLDTMQGTHSHLFRFFMEGLLPRDAMQYMDMIARCSDNERVCRLFRLVVEKENSLGLAISNTLK; this is translated from the exons ATGCACAACACATACATCTGTAAA CCGAGGGATTCGACGGCAGAGATCGCGCCGGGCGACGTGATCAGTCACCGATCGCCGCCGGTCGAGCACCGGCCGGCCGGCGACGTGATGATGAAGAAGGACCAACCGGCTGTCAAACTCTACGGGACACCGTTCGGCATTGACACATACTACCTGCGATTCGCGCTTCTGTACAAGCCCGTGGCTCTCAAGTTCGTGCCGTCCGACAGCCACGACACGGCGGCGATTGAGTACGAGTCCGACGTCGTTTCCGGCTCCGTCGACAGCCTGGTGCGTTACTTGGACGACAAGTTTCCCGAGCCGCAGCTGCTGACTGGCGCCGGGGCGCGGCTCGGCGAAACGGCGACGCCGGTAGTGGTGCGGGTGGTGGCGCTGCAGCACCGGAGCATGGTTTGGCACCTGGAGAGGATGGCGAGGTGGGCGGAGGACCTGGCGGCGCGTCGAGGAAAGGCTAGGGGGGATCCGGCGATGGGTAGTCCGAGAATGGAATTGAAGAAATTTGGAAGGAGCTACTCTCAGTTGCTGGAGGTGTTATTAGAGCATGCTCAAATGGAAGAGAAAGTTGTGTTCCCAATCTTGGAAAAAGCCGATCGAG GATTGTGCAGAGCTGCAAATGAGAAGCATGCAAGGGATCTGCCTGTAATGAATGGCATCAAAGAAGACATTAAATCCATAGGAGTTTTGGATTCAGGGAAACCTGTCTACCAAGAAGCCCTCTCCAATCTCAAAACTCGCCTCAAAACCTTAAAG GAGCATTCAAAGCAACACTTTGAAGAGGAAGAAAGGGAGTTACTGCCACTGATGGAAGCAACAGATCTGAGCAAACTGCAGGAAGTGAAGGCCTTGGAACAGTGCCTGGACACAATGCAGGGAACTCACTCCCATCTCTTCAGGTTCTTCATGGAAGGCCTTCTCCCTCGCGACGCGATGCAGTACATGGACATGATCGCTAGGTGCAGCGACAACGAGAGAGTGTGCAGGCTGTTCCGGTTGGTCGTCGAGAAAGAGAACAGCTTAGGGTTGGCAATCAGCAATACATTAAAATAG
- the LOC116014496 gene encoding uncharacterized protein LOC116014496 isoform X3: MGNCLKKPRDSTAEIAPGDVISHRSPPVEHRPAGDVMMKKDQPAVKLYGTPFGIDTYYLRFALLYKPVALKFVPSDSHDTAAIEYESDVVSGSVDSLVRYLDDKFPEPQLLTGAGARLGETATPVVVRVVALQHRSMVWHLERMARWAEDLAARRGKARGDPAMGSPRMELKKFGRSYSQLLEVLLEHAQMEEKVVFPILEKADRGLCRAANEKHARDLPVMNGIKEDIKSIGVLDSGKPVYQEALSNLKTRLKTLKEHSKQHFEEEERELLPLMEATDLSKLQEVKALEQCLDTMQGTHSHLFRFFMEGLLPRDAMQYMDMIARCSDNERVCRLFRLVVEKENSLGLAISNTLK, translated from the exons ATGGGTAATTGCTTGAAGAAGCCGAGGGATTCGACGGCAGAGATCGCGCCGGGCGACGTGATCAGTCACCGATCGCCGCCGGTCGAGCACCGGCCGGCCGGCGACGTGATGATGAAGAAGGACCAACCGGCTGTCAAACTCTACGGGACACCGTTCGGCATTGACACATACTACCTGCGATTCGCGCTTCTGTACAAGCCCGTGGCTCTCAAGTTCGTGCCGTCCGACAGCCACGACACGGCGGCGATTGAGTACGAGTCCGACGTCGTTTCCGGCTCCGTCGACAGCCTGGTGCGTTACTTGGACGACAAGTTTCCCGAGCCGCAGCTGCTGACTGGCGCCGGGGCGCGGCTCGGCGAAACGGCGACGCCGGTAGTGGTGCGGGTGGTGGCGCTGCAGCACCGGAGCATGGTTTGGCACCTGGAGAGGATGGCGAGGTGGGCGGAGGACCTGGCGGCGCGTCGAGGAAAGGCTAGGGGGGATCCGGCGATGGGTAGTCCGAGAATGGAATTGAAGAAATTTGGAAGGAGCTACTCTCAGTTGCTGGAGGTGTTATTAGAGCATGCTCAAATGGAAGAGAAAGTTGTGTTCCCAATCTTGGAAAAAGCCGATCGAG GATTGTGCAGAGCTGCAAATGAGAAGCATGCAAGGGATCTGCCTGTAATGAATGGCATCAAAGAAGACATTAAATCCATAGGAGTTTTGGATTCAGGGAAACCTGTCTACCAAGAAGCCCTCTCCAATCTCAAAACTCGCCTCAAAACCTTAAAG GAGCATTCAAAGCAACACTTTGAAGAGGAAGAAAGGGAGTTACTGCCACTGATGGAAGCAACAGATCTGAGCAAACTGCAGGAAGTGAAGGCCTTGGAACAGTGCCTGGACACAATGCAGGGAACTCACTCCCATCTCTTCAGGTTCTTCATGGAAGGCCTTCTCCCTCGCGACGCGATGCAGTACATGGACATGATCGCTAGGTGCAGCGACAACGAGAGAGTGTGCAGGCTGTTCCGGTTGGTCGTCGAGAAAGAGAACAGCTTAGGGTTGGCAATCAGCAATACATTAAAATAG
- the LOC116014496 gene encoding uncharacterized protein LOC116014496 isoform X6, with the protein MMKKDQPAVKLYGTPFGIDTYYLRFALLYKPVALKFVPSDSHDTAAIEYESDVVSGSVDSLVRYLDDKFPEPQLLTGAGARLGETATPVVVRVVALQHRSMVWHLERMARWAEDLAARRGKARGDPAMGSPRMELKKFGRSYSQLLEVLLEHAQMEEKVVFPILEKADRGLCRAANEKHARDLPVMNGIKEDIKSIGVLDSGKPVYQEALSNLKTRLKTLKEHSKQHFEEEERELLPLMEATDLSKLQEVKALEQCLDTMQGTHSHLFRFFMEGLLPRDAMQYMDMIARCSDNERVCRLFRLVVEKENSLGLAISNTLK; encoded by the exons ATGATGAAGAAGGACCAACCGGCTGTCAAACTCTACGGGACACCGTTCGGCATTGACACATACTACCTGCGATTCGCGCTTCTGTACAAGCCCGTGGCTCTCAAGTTCGTGCCGTCCGACAGCCACGACACGGCGGCGATTGAGTACGAGTCCGACGTCGTTTCCGGCTCCGTCGACAGCCTGGTGCGTTACTTGGACGACAAGTTTCCCGAGCCGCAGCTGCTGACTGGCGCCGGGGCGCGGCTCGGCGAAACGGCGACGCCGGTAGTGGTGCGGGTGGTGGCGCTGCAGCACCGGAGCATGGTTTGGCACCTGGAGAGGATGGCGAGGTGGGCGGAGGACCTGGCGGCGCGTCGAGGAAAGGCTAGGGGGGATCCGGCGATGGGTAGTCCGAGAATGGAATTGAAGAAATTTGGAAGGAGCTACTCTCAGTTGCTGGAGGTGTTATTAGAGCATGCTCAAATGGAAGAGAAAGTTGTGTTCCCAATCTTGGAAAAAGCCGATCGAG GATTGTGCAGAGCTGCAAATGAGAAGCATGCAAGGGATCTGCCTGTAATGAATGGCATCAAAGAAGACATTAAATCCATAGGAGTTTTGGATTCAGGGAAACCTGTCTACCAAGAAGCCCTCTCCAATCTCAAAACTCGCCTCAAAACCTTAAAG GAGCATTCAAAGCAACACTTTGAAGAGGAAGAAAGGGAGTTACTGCCACTGATGGAAGCAACAGATCTGAGCAAACTGCAGGAAGTGAAGGCCTTGGAACAGTGCCTGGACACAATGCAGGGAACTCACTCCCATCTCTTCAGGTTCTTCATGGAAGGCCTTCTCCCTCGCGACGCGATGCAGTACATGGACATGATCGCTAGGTGCAGCGACAACGAGAGAGTGTGCAGGCTGTTCCGGTTGGTCGTCGAGAAAGAGAACAGCTTAGGGTTGGCAATCAGCAATACATTAAAATAG